A single window of Hymenobacter sp. APR13 DNA harbors:
- the rdgB gene encoding RdgB/HAM1 family non-canonical purine NTP pyrophosphatase has protein sequence MRLCFASNNAHKLDEIRPLLPAGTELLSLADIGCHEELPETHDTLAGNARQKAEYVWEHYGVACFADDTGLEVTALGGAPGVYSARYAGPQRSAEDNVQKLLTELRSHADRSARFRTVVALVLPGGVVHEFEGAVEGRITEQLSGTGGFGYDPVFQPTEGDGRTFAEMTTTEKNQISHRARAVAGLVAFLNKGTGGK, from the coding sequence ATGCGCCTTTGCTTTGCTTCCAATAATGCTCACAAGCTCGATGAAATCCGGCCGCTGCTGCCCGCCGGCACCGAGCTGCTGAGTCTGGCCGACATCGGCTGCCACGAGGAGCTGCCCGAAACCCACGACACGCTGGCCGGCAACGCCCGCCAGAAGGCCGAATACGTGTGGGAACACTATGGCGTGGCCTGCTTCGCCGACGACACGGGGCTGGAGGTAACGGCGCTGGGCGGCGCGCCCGGCGTGTACTCGGCGCGTTATGCCGGGCCCCAGCGCTCGGCCGAAGACAACGTGCAGAAGCTGCTGACGGAGCTGCGCAGCCACGCCGACCGCTCGGCCCGGTTCCGGACAGTGGTGGCGCTTGTGCTGCCCGGCGGCGTGGTGCACGAGTTTGAAGGTGCCGTGGAAGGCCGCATTACCGAGCAGCTCAGCGGCACCGGTGGCTTCGGCTACGACCCGGTGTTCCAGCCCACCGAGGGCGACGGCCGCACGTTTGCCGAAATGACCACCACCGAGAAAAACCAGATTAGCCACCGGGCGCGGGCCGTGGCCGGCCTGGTGGCGTTTTTGAACAAGGGAACAGGTGGCAAGTGA